A region from the Riemerella anatipestifer genome encodes:
- a CDS encoding 3-hydroxybutyryl-CoA dehydrogenase yields MKNIVVIGAGTMGNGIAHTFAQNGFKVNLVDISQEALDKGVDTISKNLDRIVSKGHLTEAQKEETLNNITKNTSLESAVKDADLIVEAATENTELKLNIFKQIDTLAPEHCILATNTSSISITQIAAVTQRPDKVIGMHFMNPVPIMKLVEIIKGYSTSKETFDVVYKISKDLSKVPVEVNDYPGFVANRILMPMINEAIETLYNNVAGVEEIDTVMKLGMAHPMGPLQLADFIGLDVCLAILNVMYDGFKNPKYAPCPLLVNMVMAGKLGVKSGEGFYDYTETKKAEKVARMFSKN; encoded by the coding sequence ATGAAAAATATTGTAGTAATCGGAGCTGGGACAATGGGGAATGGGATAGCTCATACCTTTGCTCAAAATGGTTTTAAGGTAAATTTAGTAGATATTTCGCAGGAAGCTCTAGATAAAGGTGTTGATACTATTTCTAAAAATTTAGATAGAATTGTTTCTAAAGGACATCTTACCGAAGCTCAAAAAGAAGAAACACTAAATAATATTACTAAAAATACTTCCTTAGAAAGCGCTGTTAAAGATGCAGATCTGATTGTAGAAGCCGCAACTGAAAATACAGAATTAAAGTTGAATATCTTTAAACAAATAGATACTTTAGCTCCAGAGCATTGCATTCTCGCCACCAATACATCATCTATATCCATTACTCAGATTGCGGCGGTAACACAAAGACCTGATAAAGTCATCGGAATGCATTTTATGAATCCTGTTCCTATTATGAAATTGGTAGAAATTATCAAAGGTTACTCTACTTCTAAAGAAACTTTTGATGTGGTTTATAAAATATCAAAAGACTTGTCAAAAGTCCCTGTGGAAGTTAATGATTATCCTGGGTTTGTAGCCAATAGAATCCTGATGCCAATGATAAACGAAGCTATAGAAACTTTATACAATAATGTAGCTGGAGTAGAGGAAATAGATACCGTGATGAAGTTAGGTATGGCACATCCTATGGGACCGCTACAACTAGCGGATTTTATAGGTCTAGATGTTTGTTTAGCTATCCTTAATGTTATGTATGATGGTTTTAAAAATCCAAAGTACGCCCCATGTCCACTATTGGTAAATATGGTAATGGCAGGGAAATTAGGAGTAAAATCAGGAGAAGGTTTCTATGACTATACCGAAACAAAAAAGGCTGAAAAAGTAGCCCGTATGTTTTCTAAAAATTAA